In Cryptomeria japonica chromosome 10, Sugi_1.0, whole genome shotgun sequence, a genomic segment contains:
- the LOC131029128 gene encoding non-specific lipid-transfer protein 4.1 — protein sequence MARAMKSVWEFVYVVVAVMAMISAGAYASVSCMTVASDLTPCAGFVSGAAAQPAKACCDGIRSLNAAAKTKADRQAACKCIKSLLGPALNYTRAAELPKRCGVDIGIPISRSVDCSKIS from the exons ATGGCAAGAGCAATGAAGAGTGTGTGGGAATTCGTTTATGTTGTGGTAGCGGTAATGGCGATGATAAGCGCAGGGGCATACGCCTCTGTTTCGTGCATGACTGTTGCTTCTGATTTAACCCCCTGCGCTGGCTTTGTTTCAGGTGCCGCCGCTCAGCCGGCCAAGGCATGCTGTGACGGCATTAGGAGTCTGAATGCCGCCGCCAAGACAAAAGCGGACAGGCAAGCCGCTTGTAAGTGCATAAAGTCTCTTTTAGGCCCCGCTCTTAACTATACTAGAGCCGCCGAATTGCCCAAACGCTGCGGGGTAGACATTGGCATACCCATCAGCCGTTCAGTTGACTGCTCCAA GATCAGCTGA